A single region of the Sandaracinaceae bacterium genome encodes:
- a CDS encoding AAA family ATPase has protein sequence MFLRDLHIQNLKLLRDFRLSFEDVAGEPRMWTVLIGENGTAKSSILQAIAMASAGRLLVNSLAKPVIGQLYDRRRLEDDSDEPMRITARFAAQPSSDLAARSLEAQVTLQRNQATLRVDHPAGNVTVDDLDEHRASNTGDLFVAAYGVSRFLPAPTYSSSLQQPAIERMESLFQPRAALHSLAFAELFPAGPDASFAKVLRDALQAHEALAPMISGIELRGSGGVKSGHDLLERDRFECRLGANAYKLPATALSHGYQSILAWISDFIGHAMLVNPELRSTRDIHGVALIDEIDAFLHPVWQAGLVDALRAVFPNVQFVVSTHSPVILAGVRREEIVRLGHDRISGDVVRMVHERESGLLQPLGPDEPVDLSGEPDPRTLTGTAIYRDWFGVDRLTLHPQGETLQEYSRIATDPFRTDAEETQLGRLKAVLAQGGIQVETEPSERLALPGAADAAGE, from the coding sequence ATGTTCCTCCGCGACCTCCACATCCAGAATCTCAAGCTGCTCCGCGACTTTCGGCTTTCGTTCGAGGACGTCGCGGGTGAGCCGCGCATGTGGACCGTGCTCATTGGCGAGAACGGCACGGCCAAGAGCTCCATCCTGCAAGCCATCGCGATGGCCTCGGCCGGGCGGCTGTTGGTCAACTCGCTCGCCAAGCCGGTCATTGGACAGCTCTACGACCGGCGCCGACTCGAGGACGACTCGGACGAGCCGATGAGGATCACCGCGCGCTTCGCGGCTCAACCATCCTCTGACCTGGCCGCTCGGTCGCTCGAGGCTCAGGTCACGCTGCAGCGGAACCAGGCGACGTTGAGGGTCGATCATCCTGCGGGCAACGTCACGGTCGACGATCTCGACGAGCACCGGGCTTCGAACACGGGAGACCTCTTCGTTGCCGCCTACGGTGTGTCCCGCTTCCTGCCGGCCCCCACGTACTCGTCATCCCTTCAGCAGCCTGCCATCGAGCGCATGGAGTCTCTCTTCCAGCCTCGCGCGGCGCTTCACTCGCTGGCGTTCGCGGAGCTGTTCCCGGCTGGCCCGGATGCCTCGTTCGCCAAGGTTCTCCGCGATGCCCTCCAAGCGCACGAGGCGCTGGCGCCGATGATCTCTGGAATCGAGCTCCGCGGGTCAGGCGGCGTCAAGAGCGGGCATGACCTGTTGGAGCGCGACCGCTTCGAGTGTCGGCTGGGAGCCAACGCGTACAAGCTACCGGCGACGGCACTCTCCCATGGCTATCAGTCCATCCTGGCCTGGATCTCCGACTTCATTGGGCACGCCATGCTGGTGAACCCCGAGCTGCGCAGCACACGGGACATCCATGGAGTGGCCCTCATCGACGAGATTGACGCCTTCCTCCACCCTGTGTGGCAGGCGGGCTTGGTCGACGCTCTGCGCGCCGTGTTCCCCAACGTCCAGTTCGTCGTGAGCACTCACTCGCCCGTCATCCTGGCAGGTGTGCGCCGCGAGGAGATTGTCCGTCTTGGCCACGACCGGATCTCCGGGGACGTAGTCCGCATGGTCCACGAGCGGGAGAGCGGCTTGCTACAGCCTCTCGGTCCGGATGAACCGGTGGACCTGAGCGGTGAGCCCGACCCGCGGACGCTCACGGGCACCGCCATCTACCGCGACTGGTTCGGCGTGGACCGCCTGACCCTGCACCCGCAAGGCGAGACGCTTCAAGAATACTCACGCATCGCGACAGACCCTTTCCGGACAGATGCGGAGGAGACGCAGCTCGGGCGTTTGAAGGCAGTGCTCGCCCAGGGCGGCATCCAGGTCGAGACCGAGCCCTCCGAGCGGCTTGCGCTACCCGGCGCAGCGGATGCTGCTGGCGAATGA
- a CDS encoding HEAT repeat domain-containing protein: MTVNAEALRDLRRWDMATGVQRVQSLCAALPTCGDRDALRASAAALPRHVEGLPAEVSLALAELALELAPYEPTLPDDVSALAPHLQVAWHRAGLASGSTETLAEIGDEQLRRAVTGWSLDAWVAPTLVLERLLGARCGQLRALGLGMLPSAVHSLAATPVQALRWTTRLAADPEPHVREAAVALLGASWVHGGTFQDARERRRAITTALADTDAGVARAALRASTTIGACREATDALRTLLQDPGHALRSEALEALGEIAEDSDVDLALALGESDPLLFGPAVRHFLLATHRRGVFVRDSHVDAVLRCFDAHHAWTAEELVRVTYIARATLVERLSQLPADDPRWRRRAAVLGSSVGTGAHQLLERLLGEVRSPSNAVALIHAASCSPEYSAELPLLRLLDEHPEPVLRVLELKGGPETYERVLGLALDPAAPTATRVQATRVAWALSTDRDRLLRDMTTVLGPRAAGLFLPARREPQDSRVAVVLTEVDWDPPTGDPVLAVEVFNLLCECGEYPHLPRVVALFRQQVERCVQLALEGDFTVKRQTLPELEQQLYRFGRRMVDAGRTLRRYHEDGPETGRDLVLRVALDWLDEAPAPAVCVALLEIIARHEPTGMTLRRIEPLWRHRSREVQRAAIAAILSAGEGARGLELSLCLLSTNAEARIVVQALQAIGTLRATWAEPMALAALERPEMMVKKEAARALAQVGGPRAVAPLLAWLGRHDNRAFRADLSAALAHAAGTAHAAVLVEALASPGEADDGEHGAAEVTSVSDPRRTALLHDALSGVLPMSAALRLSRSTRPCDRALVEACLAGEVALADADATSFAAALHRARGAREHRTTDPARRLRVEGFSADAARELLGRSSEQLVAALPVVRHGLADWVTWMMADPGVVSAHPHALELVLDAAHGPQHEHFGALMALAEVRAEHVPPRALVAFVERCIVPSGDTLLRARAVMLLRTAPMGDGVSGRRRFGLLAKLGAVRDNSDVVRCLDAARCGPDYAGESAALLAEALQLPARTASESDALRALREEVEAFFRWPHEEQARWLEAALVRRPLDVFVGPEQAPRREAAEPKDARALAALLRTLAEEDPQAQTLAASRILAWPDATDAWPAVLSAYLAGRIRVSHAQRAPLATVLMAWPEGATARRAAATLFPHCPPWQQRAFVSTWVRRWLDGDQGLTEQLASTPEDLLLPHARDAAERGDYRLVRCLAPSSSVALRHFREWLEPRSSDDAARLHPRTSISSHIDAGTGRGSDDPLLGLDATGLAALIGQRDVKKGLAVRAIHALAGHGDAAIGPLSALALNDRAHVRSTALRALKKVAPRSVTLPVTLDALAVETRHDVVVQLLKSLGHARHEPALPALLEHCTHADARIARGAHEALRGWGPSAIPAVRAAARRARPDRRGTYEALLRALETDAG; this comes from the coding sequence GTGACCGTGAACGCCGAGGCCCTGCGAGACCTGCGTCGTTGGGACATGGCGACGGGCGTGCAGCGGGTGCAGTCGCTGTGCGCCGCGCTGCCGACATGCGGAGACCGGGACGCGCTGCGCGCCTCGGCGGCCGCCCTGCCCCGTCACGTAGAGGGCCTCCCGGCAGAGGTGAGCCTGGCGCTGGCCGAGCTCGCCCTCGAGCTGGCGCCGTACGAGCCCACCCTGCCGGATGACGTGAGCGCGCTCGCGCCGCACCTGCAGGTCGCGTGGCACCGGGCGGGGCTCGCGAGCGGCTCCACCGAGACCCTCGCTGAGATCGGCGACGAGCAGCTGCGGCGGGCGGTGACAGGTTGGTCCTTGGATGCGTGGGTGGCGCCTACGCTCGTCCTGGAGCGCCTGCTGGGCGCACGCTGCGGGCAGCTACGCGCGCTCGGGCTCGGCATGCTGCCCAGCGCGGTGCACAGCCTCGCGGCCACGCCTGTCCAAGCGCTGCGGTGGACGACGCGACTCGCCGCGGATCCGGAGCCGCACGTGCGGGAGGCGGCTGTCGCGCTGCTCGGCGCGAGCTGGGTCCATGGTGGGACGTTCCAGGACGCGCGCGAGCGGCGCCGCGCCATCACCACCGCGCTCGCGGACACGGACGCCGGCGTTGCTCGGGCGGCATTGCGCGCGAGCACGACGATCGGCGCCTGCCGTGAGGCGACCGATGCGCTGCGAACGCTGCTCCAGGATCCCGGCCACGCGTTGAGAAGCGAAGCGCTCGAGGCCCTTGGTGAGATCGCGGAGGACTCGGATGTGGACCTCGCGCTCGCGCTCGGCGAGTCCGACCCGCTCCTGTTCGGCCCTGCGGTGCGCCACTTCTTGCTGGCCACGCACCGGCGCGGCGTGTTCGTGCGGGACTCCCATGTGGACGCGGTGCTGCGCTGCTTCGACGCCCACCACGCGTGGACGGCGGAGGAGCTGGTGCGCGTCACCTACATCGCGAGGGCGACGCTGGTGGAGCGCCTCTCGCAGCTCCCGGCGGACGACCCGCGCTGGCGCCGGCGCGCGGCGGTCCTCGGGAGCAGCGTGGGCACGGGCGCGCACCAGCTCCTCGAGCGCTTGCTGGGCGAGGTGAGGTCCCCCTCGAACGCGGTGGCGCTCATCCACGCCGCGTCGTGCAGCCCGGAGTACAGCGCAGAGCTCCCCCTGCTGCGCTTGCTCGATGAGCACCCCGAGCCCGTGCTACGCGTGCTGGAGCTGAAGGGCGGACCGGAGACCTACGAGCGCGTGCTGGGCCTCGCCCTGGACCCCGCTGCCCCGACCGCCACGCGGGTGCAGGCGACACGGGTCGCGTGGGCCCTGTCCACCGACCGCGACCGCTTGCTGCGCGACATGACCACGGTGCTGGGGCCGCGCGCGGCGGGCTTGTTTCTCCCCGCGCGACGCGAGCCGCAAGACTCGAGGGTCGCGGTCGTACTCACCGAGGTGGATTGGGACCCGCCCACCGGTGACCCGGTGCTCGCCGTCGAGGTCTTCAACTTGCTGTGTGAGTGTGGCGAGTACCCGCACCTGCCGCGCGTCGTCGCGCTGTTCCGCCAACAGGTGGAGCGCTGCGTGCAGCTCGCGCTCGAAGGCGACTTCACCGTGAAACGGCAGACGCTGCCCGAGCTCGAGCAGCAGCTGTATCGCTTTGGTCGACGCATGGTGGACGCTGGCCGGACGCTTCGGCGGTACCACGAAGATGGGCCGGAGACCGGACGCGACCTGGTGCTGCGCGTGGCGCTCGACTGGCTGGACGAGGCCCCCGCGCCCGCCGTGTGCGTGGCCCTGCTCGAGATCATCGCGCGCCACGAGCCCACGGGGATGACGCTGCGACGCATCGAGCCGCTGTGGCGGCACCGTTCGCGCGAGGTGCAGCGCGCGGCGATCGCGGCCATCCTGAGCGCGGGCGAGGGCGCGCGAGGACTCGAGCTGTCGCTGTGTCTGCTGAGCACCAACGCCGAGGCACGCATCGTGGTGCAGGCCCTACAGGCCATCGGGACGTTGCGCGCCACGTGGGCCGAGCCCATGGCGCTCGCCGCGCTGGAGCGGCCCGAGATGATGGTGAAGAAAGAGGCGGCCCGCGCGCTGGCACAGGTCGGTGGCCCGCGGGCCGTGGCGCCGCTCTTGGCCTGGCTCGGGCGGCACGACAACCGCGCGTTTCGAGCCGACCTCTCCGCAGCGTTGGCACACGCGGCCGGCACAGCGCACGCGGCCGTGCTGGTGGAGGCGCTGGCCTCGCCAGGCGAGGCCGACGACGGGGAACACGGCGCGGCCGAAGTGACAAGCGTGAGCGACCCACGGCGCACCGCGCTCCTGCACGACGCGCTTTCGGGCGTGCTGCCCATGAGCGCCGCGCTGCGCCTGTCCCGGTCGACACGTCCGTGCGATCGAGCGCTCGTCGAGGCATGTCTGGCAGGCGAGGTGGCGCTGGCCGACGCGGACGCCACGTCGTTCGCGGCTGCGCTGCATCGCGCGCGGGGAGCACGTGAGCATCGGACCACGGACCCAGCGCGCCGCCTGCGGGTGGAGGGCTTCTCGGCCGACGCGGCGCGGGAGCTGCTCGGGCGCTCGTCCGAGCAGCTGGTGGCGGCGCTTCCAGTGGTGCGCCACGGCTTGGCGGACTGGGTGACGTGGATGATGGCCGACCCTGGTGTGGTCAGCGCGCACCCACACGCGCTCGAGCTGGTGCTCGACGCCGCGCACGGACCACAGCACGAGCACTTCGGTGCGCTGATGGCCTTGGCCGAGGTGCGCGCAGAGCATGTTCCCCCGCGCGCGTTGGTCGCGTTCGTCGAGCGTTGCATCGTGCCCTCGGGGGACACCCTGCTGCGTGCCCGCGCGGTCATGCTCCTGCGCACCGCGCCCATGGGGGACGGCGTGAGCGGACGTCGCCGCTTTGGGCTCTTGGCCAAGCTGGGGGCGGTGCGGGACAACAGCGACGTCGTGCGCTGCCTCGACGCAGCGCGCTGCGGGCCCGACTACGCGGGCGAGTCTGCGGCGCTGCTCGCCGAGGCGCTCCAGCTGCCCGCGCGGACGGCCAGCGAGTCCGACGCGCTCCGGGCGCTGCGCGAGGAGGTCGAGGCGTTCTTCCGCTGGCCACACGAAGAGCAGGCGCGATGGCTGGAAGCGGCGCTCGTGCGGCGCCCGCTGGACGTGTTCGTTGGACCCGAGCAAGCGCCACGCCGTGAGGCAGCGGAGCCCAAGGACGCCCGCGCGCTCGCCGCGCTGCTGCGCACCCTGGCCGAGGAGGACCCGCAGGCGCAGACCCTCGCGGCGAGCCGAATCCTCGCGTGGCCCGACGCGACCGACGCTTGGCCCGCGGTGCTCTCGGCCTACCTGGCGGGACGCATCCGGGTGAGCCACGCGCAGCGTGCACCGCTCGCCACCGTGCTCATGGCGTGGCCAGAGGGCGCGACCGCTCGACGGGCCGCGGCGACGCTGTTCCCGCACTGTCCCCCGTGGCAGCAGCGCGCGTTCGTGTCGACGTGGGTGCGCCGCTGGTTGGATGGCGATCAAGGGCTCACGGAGCAGCTCGCATCGACCCCAGAGGACCTCTTGCTCCCGCACGCGCGCGACGCGGCCGAGCGCGGCGACTACCGACTCGTGCGCTGCCTCGCGCCTAGCAGCTCGGTGGCGCTGCGCCATTTCCGGGAGTGGCTCGAGCCGCGGTCGTCCGACGACGCGGCGCGGCTCCATCCCCGCACCAGCATCTCGTCCCACATCGACGCTGGCACGGGGCGTGGCTCGGACGACCCGCTCTTGGGGTTGGACGCGACGGGCCTGGCCGCGCTCATCGGGCAGCGTGATGTGAAGAAGGGGCTCGCCGTGCGTGCCATCCACGCGCTTGCTGGACACGGCGACGCGGCCATCGGCCCTCTCTCTGCGCTGGCGCTGAACGACCGAGCGCACGTCCGCAGCACCGCGTTGCGCGCCCTGAAGAAGGTGGCGCCACGCAGCGTGACCTTGCCCGTGACGCTGGACGCCCTCGCCGTGGAGACCCGACACGACGTCGTCGTGCAGCTGCTGAAGAGCCTCGGACACGCGCGCCACGAGCCGGCCCTGCCCGCCCTGCTGGAGCACTGCACGCATGCGGACGCACGCATCGCACGGGGCGCGCACGAGGCCCTGCGCGGCTGGGGCCCCAGCGCCATCCCTGCCGTGCGAGCGGCCGCACGACGTGCGCGCCCAGACCGTCGCGGCACGTACGAGGCGCTGCTGCGCGCGCTGGAGACGGATGCTGGATAG
- a CDS encoding SIR2 family protein, which produces MSTAETFDLLADTLERRFEAGDKRTVLIMGAGFHHHLRGHLAGATQDPSGALWRLFTDWNGLLSRIAEDYEIPVLRHEDPAATWESLVIRISTQKRDSAARRSGVQSAVHDAEDDALDVLAERLAELPFDETHLTGLGQKLLEGYRDVINLNIDRTLQLALSAAGATVREPKKSAAKDALSIPSATWTKGERAGRVWQLHGCASRPRQIVLGTRAYGQSMTRLGVLWDQAKSAERRWPGAPGVGRWTPADATRWIEARRAIEPFDPGRAPLSSLDLFLQSDLVFVGTSLDRAETDLWWALHQRMRNLCRVRVSDRPRTFVLTQRVDGPDPKARHLMTGPAGIRPVLFESWDELWATVLGRWWV; this is translated from the coding sequence ATGAGCACCGCAGAGACCTTCGACCTGCTGGCCGACACCCTGGAGCGCCGCTTCGAGGCGGGCGACAAGCGCACGGTGCTCATCATGGGGGCGGGCTTCCATCACCACCTGCGCGGGCACCTGGCGGGGGCCACGCAGGACCCGAGTGGCGCGCTGTGGCGCTTGTTCACGGACTGGAACGGGCTCTTGAGCCGCATCGCCGAGGACTACGAGATCCCCGTCCTGCGCCACGAGGACCCCGCCGCCACGTGGGAGAGCCTCGTCATCCGCATCTCCACGCAGAAGCGCGACAGCGCGGCGCGGCGCAGCGGGGTGCAGAGCGCGGTGCACGACGCCGAGGACGACGCGCTGGACGTGCTGGCCGAGCGGCTGGCGGAGCTGCCCTTCGACGAGACGCACCTGACGGGCTTGGGCCAGAAGCTGCTCGAGGGCTACCGCGACGTCATCAACCTCAACATCGACCGCACCCTGCAGCTGGCGCTGAGCGCCGCGGGGGCCACCGTGCGCGAGCCGAAGAAGAGCGCCGCCAAGGACGCGCTCAGCATCCCGAGCGCCACGTGGACCAAGGGCGAGCGCGCCGGGCGCGTGTGGCAGCTGCACGGGTGCGCGTCCCGACCGCGGCAGATCGTGCTGGGCACGCGCGCGTACGGCCAAAGCATGACGCGCCTGGGCGTGCTGTGGGACCAAGCCAAGTCGGCCGAGCGGCGCTGGCCCGGAGCGCCCGGCGTGGGCCGCTGGACACCCGCCGACGCCACGCGCTGGATCGAGGCCCGCCGCGCCATCGAGCCCTTCGACCCCGGCCGCGCGCCCCTCTCGTCGCTGGACCTGTTCCTGCAGAGCGACCTGGTGTTCGTGGGCACCAGCCTGGACCGCGCCGAGACGGACCTGTGGTGGGCCCTCCACCAGCGCATGCGCAACTTGTGCCGCGTGCGCGTGTCCGACCGGCCGCGCACGTTCGTGCTCACCCAGCGCGTGGACGGGCCCGACCCCAAGGCGCGTCACCTGATGACGGGGCCGGCGGGCATCCGGCCTGTGTTGTTCGAGAGCTGGGACGAGCTGTGGGCGACGGTGCTGGGCCGGTGGTGGGTGTAG